A region of Microscilla marina ATCC 23134 DNA encodes the following proteins:
- a CDS encoding succinylglutamate desuccinylase/aspartoacylase family protein, whose translation MSDKPFVILGKEVKKGERAFLELDVAKLHTRSSLKISIIVERAKQDGPTLLLMGGVHGDEVNGVAIVRDIIRKKYNKPTKGTVICIPVLNVFGYLNQTREFPDGRDLNRVFPGSSSGSLASQFAHRFTKDIAPLVDYVIDFHAGGSARENFPNVRGDLGNEKMFELAKVFGAPFILHSRCIAKSLRETLTKMGKTVILYEGGKSKHLDQFIISHGVNGALNIMTYLGMRDDAPTSSVHPVIIKKSKWIRAPFSGMFQPLVANGSKVAKKTLLGRITDPYGEFEKKVFAPLDGHIFNVNMAAIVNKGDALFHISVEIFE comes from the coding sequence ATGTCTGACAAACCATTTGTTATTCTGGGGAAAGAAGTAAAAAAAGGTGAACGCGCTTTTTTAGAGCTGGATGTAGCTAAGTTACATACCCGAAGTAGTCTTAAAATTTCTATCATTGTAGAACGAGCCAAGCAAGATGGCCCCACGTTGTTATTGATGGGAGGCGTGCATGGCGACGAAGTAAATGGCGTAGCAATCGTGCGCGATATTATTCGGAAAAAGTATAACAAGCCTACTAAAGGCACTGTGATATGTATTCCTGTACTCAATGTTTTTGGTTATTTGAACCAAACCAGAGAGTTTCCCGATGGTCGTGATTTAAATAGAGTTTTTCCTGGGTCGTCTAGTGGATCGCTTGCCAGCCAGTTTGCCCATCGTTTTACCAAAGACATCGCCCCATTGGTCGACTATGTGATAGACTTTCACGCAGGAGGATCAGCACGGGAAAATTTCCCTAATGTAAGAGGAGACTTAGGAAACGAAAAAATGTTTGAACTTGCCAAAGTGTTTGGTGCTCCTTTTATTTTGCATTCCAGATGTATTGCCAAGTCGTTGCGGGAAACTTTGACCAAAATGGGCAAAACGGTGATATTGTATGAGGGAGGTAAATCAAAACACCTCGATCAATTTATCATTAGTCACGGAGTAAATGGTGCTTTGAATATTATGACTTATCTGGGGATGCGAGACGATGCCCCCACAAGTAGTGTACATCCCGTGATTATCAAAAAGTCTAAATGGATACGTGCCCCCTTTTCTGGAATGTTTCAACCTTTGGTTGCTAACGGAAGTAAAGTGGCCAAAAAAACGCTTTTGGGTAGAATTACAGATCCTTATGGTGAGTTTGAAAAGAAGGTGTTTGCTCCACTTGATGGCCATATTTTTAATGTAAATATGGCTGCAATTGTCAATAAGGGAGATGCCCTGTTTCACATAAGTGTCGAGATTTTTGAATAA
- a CDS encoding nucleotidyltransferase domain-containing protein, which yields MHTTIQNELAKLEESQNIEILYACESGSRAWGFPSPDSDYDVRFFYRHSRDKYLSIHPPDDNINLFVTKDLDFNGWEIRKALHLFGKSNVSPYEWMQSDTLYLQKTDFVERLRAIAPQYFSPRAAIHHYLGIARNTFESALQEPEVKLKKYFYALRTVLSACWIAQYQSIPPLQFYKLLPLIEDEQLISIIQDLLEQKAKAKEGETIAPELYVHEFIKGGLKKCEIAAQKFEKLTPDWEPLNALFRESIGDGMQV from the coding sequence ATGCACACGACTATTCAAAATGAACTCGCCAAATTGGAAGAGTCACAAAATATAGAAATTCTCTATGCTTGTGAGTCAGGCAGCCGTGCCTGGGGTTTTCCATCTCCTGACAGTGATTATGATGTCCGTTTTTTTTATCGCCATTCACGAGATAAGTACTTGTCTATTCACCCCCCTGACGATAATATTAACCTGTTTGTTACCAAAGATCTTGACTTCAATGGGTGGGAAATACGCAAAGCTTTGCACTTGTTTGGTAAATCAAATGTATCTCCTTATGAGTGGATGCAATCGGACACTTTGTACCTACAAAAAACCGATTTTGTTGAGCGTTTGAGAGCCATTGCCCCTCAGTACTTTTCACCCAGAGCAGCCATCCATCATTATCTGGGCATTGCCCGCAACACTTTTGAAAGTGCTTTACAAGAACCTGAAGTAAAACTTAAAAAGTATTTTTATGCTTTACGCACTGTATTATCAGCTTGCTGGATTGCTCAATACCAAAGTATTCCTCCACTACAGTTTTACAAACTGTTGCCACTCATAGAAGACGAACAACTGATCAGTATTATTCAGGATTTACTAGAGCAAAAAGCCAAGGCCAAAGAAGGGGAAACTATAGCTCCGGAACTTTATGTACACGAGTTTATCAAAGGGGGGCTTAAAAAGTGTGAAATTGCGGCTCAGAAGTTCGAGAAACTCACCCCCGATTGGGAACCCTTGAATGCACTATTTAGAGAAAGCATTGGTGACGGAATGCAGGTGTAA
- a CDS encoding cystathionine gamma-synthase, with the protein MTKYTFMKFGTKAIHAGVEPEPTTGAIMTPIFQTSTYVQEGLGKPRQGYEYSRTKNPTRTPLESNLAALENGKHGLCFASGMSATDAVMKTLKPGDEIIACNDIYGGTYRLITKVYEPLGLKPKFVAMGDLANVEAAITSNTKLIWAETPTNPLLSIIDIAELAKVAKKHNVLLCVDNTFATPYLQNPLDLGADLVMHSATKYLGGHSDVVMGALVTSSDELHEQLAFIQNSCGAVPSPNDCFLMLRGIKTLHIRMDRHELNGKAVAEFLNNHDKVDKVYWIGLPSHKGHDIVKKQMRGFGGMVSFTLKGNSMDEAKQLMESLKVFALGESLGGVESLCTHPATMTHASIPEEEREARGLKQTLIRLSVGIEDADDLVEDLRQAIETITRVTA; encoded by the coding sequence ATAACTAAATACACATTTATGAAATTTGGGACTAAAGCCATACACGCGGGAGTTGAGCCAGAACCAACCACTGGTGCTATTATGACCCCTATTTTTCAAACTTCTACTTATGTACAGGAAGGTTTGGGCAAACCCCGCCAGGGTTATGAATATTCGCGTACTAAGAATCCTACCCGCACTCCTTTGGAATCCAACCTTGCAGCCCTCGAAAACGGTAAACATGGGCTTTGCTTTGCTTCAGGTATGTCGGCTACTGATGCTGTTATGAAGACTTTAAAGCCTGGTGATGAGATTATTGCTTGCAACGATATATATGGAGGTACTTACCGTTTGATAACCAAAGTGTATGAGCCTTTAGGTCTCAAGCCTAAGTTTGTAGCCATGGGTGACCTTGCCAATGTAGAAGCGGCTATTACCAGCAACACCAAGCTTATTTGGGCAGAAACGCCTACAAACCCTCTATTGAGCATTATAGATATTGCGGAGCTGGCTAAAGTTGCTAAAAAACACAATGTATTACTTTGTGTAGACAATACTTTTGCTACCCCTTACTTACAAAACCCGCTCGACCTGGGTGCTGACCTGGTGATGCACTCGGCTACTAAATATTTAGGGGGACACTCTGATGTAGTGATGGGAGCATTAGTGACCAGTTCAGACGAGTTGCATGAACAGCTGGCGTTTATCCAAAACTCTTGTGGTGCCGTACCCAGTCCTAACGATTGTTTTTTAATGTTGCGTGGTATCAAAACCTTGCATATTCGTATGGATCGCCATGAACTGAATGGCAAAGCTGTAGCAGAGTTTTTAAACAATCATGATAAAGTAGATAAAGTATACTGGATTGGCTTGCCTAGCCATAAAGGACACGACATAGTAAAGAAACAAATGCGTGGTTTTGGTGGAATGGTATCGTTTACCCTGAAAGGCAATAGCATGGACGAAGCTAAGCAGTTGATGGAAAGTCTCAAGGTATTTGCTTTGGGCGAGTCTTTGGGAGGAGTAGAATCGCTTTGTACACACCCTGCTACTATGACCCACGCCAGTATTCCAGAAGAAGAGCGTGAAGCCCGCGGTTTGAAACAAACCCTGATTCGCTTAAGTGTAGGTATAGAAGATGCCGATGACTTGGTAGAAGATTTGCGTCAGGCTATCGAGACCATCACTCGTGTAACAGCTTAA
- a CDS encoding aldehyde dehydrogenase family protein yields the protein MNTTIDTLQAPSTFEHIDQVFEAQQRNAQALKATTVSQRITKLKALKKAIQDNATELRQAIYNDFRKSAEEVDVTEIFVVYKAIDHVCGKLKRWMRPKKVATPKALLGTSSRIIKEPKGVALIIAPWNYPFQLTIDPLVYAIAAGNAAILKPSEMTPHTSAFMKKLIRQVFNENEVAVFEGDANVAQHLLKKRFDHIFFTGSPALGKIIMKAASEHLTPVTLELGGKSPTIVDDTTNVDDAAEKIVYGKFMNCGQTCIAPDYVLVHESVKEALISRMKDKIHQFYGENVKESPDLTRIVNERHFTRVKQLIDDAVDKGAQISEGGDMDASQHYIAPTLLENVAPEMEVMQEEIFGPVLPIVPFKNLQEATDLINSKAKPLALYIFSKNKRNQQFIINNTTAGGTTINDTMLHIVNPHLPFGGVNNSGIGKTHGYYGFEAFSNERALLKQRVGFTGIKLIYPPYTDRVRKFIKMFIKWA from the coding sequence ATGAATACAACTATTGATACTCTTCAAGCTCCTTCCACATTTGAGCACATCGACCAGGTTTTTGAAGCACAGCAAAGAAACGCTCAAGCATTAAAAGCCACCACTGTCAGTCAACGTATTACTAAACTTAAAGCGTTGAAAAAAGCCATTCAAGACAACGCCACTGAACTACGACAAGCCATTTACAACGACTTTCGTAAGTCGGCCGAAGAAGTAGATGTTACCGAAATATTTGTGGTATATAAAGCTATAGATCACGTTTGTGGTAAGCTCAAAAGATGGATGCGCCCCAAAAAAGTAGCTACCCCAAAAGCACTCCTAGGCACCAGTTCACGCATTATCAAAGAACCCAAAGGTGTTGCGTTGATCATTGCCCCCTGGAACTACCCTTTTCAGTTAACCATTGATCCATTGGTGTATGCTATAGCAGCAGGTAATGCCGCCATACTTAAGCCCTCAGAGATGACACCACACACATCGGCTTTTATGAAAAAGCTGATAAGGCAGGTCTTCAATGAAAATGAGGTCGCTGTTTTTGAGGGAGACGCAAATGTAGCCCAACACCTGCTCAAGAAAAGGTTCGATCATATATTTTTTACGGGAAGCCCAGCCTTGGGCAAAATCATTATGAAAGCAGCGTCGGAACACCTGACTCCAGTAACGCTCGAATTGGGGGGAAAATCACCTACCATTGTAGATGACACTACCAATGTAGACGATGCCGCAGAAAAAATTGTATATGGAAAGTTTATGAACTGTGGGCAAACCTGTATTGCTCCTGACTATGTATTGGTGCACGAGTCGGTAAAAGAGGCACTGATAAGTAGAATGAAAGACAAGATACACCAGTTTTATGGCGAAAACGTGAAAGAAAGTCCTGACCTCACCCGCATTGTCAACGAACGACACTTTACCCGAGTAAAACAGTTGATAGACGATGCTGTAGACAAAGGAGCACAAATAAGCGAAGGGGGTGATATGGACGCCAGCCAACACTATATAGCTCCTACCCTGCTCGAAAACGTTGCCCCTGAAATGGAGGTAATGCAAGAAGAGATTTTTGGGCCAGTGCTGCCAATTGTACCTTTTAAAAATCTACAAGAAGCCACTGACCTGATCAATAGCAAAGCAAAACCGCTTGCTTTATATATTTTTAGCAAAAATAAGCGCAACCAACAGTTTATCATAAATAATACTACTGCCGGAGGAACTACCATCAACGATACAATGCTACATATTGTCAACCCTCACCTGCCTTTTGGTGGAGTAAATAATAGTGGCATTGGCAAAACACATGGCTACTATGGCTTTGAAGCTTTCTCGAACGAAAGAGCACTACTCAAACAAAGGGTGGGGTTTACTGGCATCAAGCTAATTTACCCTCCTTATACCGACCGGGTACGCAAATTTATCAAGATGTTTATTAAGTGGGCTTAA